In the genome of Ancylomarina subtilis, one region contains:
- a CDS encoding gamma carbonic anhydrase family protein, translating to MAYIIDLKGKSPKMGKDCFLAPNASIIGDVEMGDGCSIWFGAVLRGDVHYIKIGNNVNIQDNATIHATYQKSPTNIGNNVSIAHNAVVHGCTIKDNVLIGMGAVVLDDAVIESNSIIAAGSVVTKGTHVESGSVYAGSPAKKIKEMSPDLLEGEINRIANSYAMYASWYE from the coding sequence ATGGCTTATATAATAGATCTAAAAGGGAAGTCTCCAAAAATGGGGAAAGATTGTTTCCTTGCTCCTAATGCGAGTATTATTGGAGATGTTGAAATGGGGGATGGATGCAGCATCTGGTTCGGAGCAGTTCTCCGTGGTGATGTGCATTACATTAAGATTGGGAACAATGTAAATATTCAAGACAATGCAACCATTCATGCTACATACCAAAAGTCACCAACCAATATTGGCAATAATGTATCAATTGCACACAATGCTGTTGTTCATGGCTGTACAATCAAGGATAATGTTCTAATTGGGATGGGCGCCGTTGTCTTAGATGATGCTGTCATTGAATCAAACTCAATCATTGCTGCCGGTTCAGTGGTAACCAAAGGAACACATGTGGAATCAGGGAGTGTCTATGCAGGTTCTCCTGCCAAGAAAATAAAAGAAATGAGCCCTGATTTACTTGAAGGGGAAATCAATCGTATTGCCAACTCATACGCAATGTATGCAAGTTGGTACGAATAA
- the murI gene encoding glutamate racemase, with product MKNSSCPASNSKCSIGVFDSGYGGLTVLDELINNMPEYDFIYLGDNARAPYGTRSFDVIYEYTLQAVEKLFSMGCQLVILACNTASAKALRTIQQRDLPRLAPNRRVLGVIRPSVEALGALSQSKHVGVLGTVGTVRSESYLMEMAKLYPDFIVTQEACPTWVPLVENREFENEGGRYFIKKHIDSLLAKDRQIDTLILACTHYPILKTEIRNFLPDNIQLISQGQIVANRLIDYLERHPEIDKVCSKKGELKFYTTESISDFEEKASVFLNRKLKAQHIAMN from the coding sequence ATGAAAAATAGTTCGTGTCCAGCTTCCAATTCTAAATGTTCGATTGGTGTTTTTGATTCAGGTTATGGGGGATTAACAGTTCTTGATGAGTTGATAAATAATATGCCGGAATATGATTTTATTTATTTGGGAGATAATGCCAGAGCACCCTATGGAACGCGTTCGTTTGATGTAATCTACGAATATACGCTTCAGGCAGTTGAGAAGTTATTTTCGATGGGCTGTCAGTTGGTTATCTTGGCTTGTAATACTGCTTCTGCAAAAGCTTTGCGAACCATTCAGCAGAGAGACTTACCCCGATTAGCACCCAATAGAAGAGTATTAGGCGTTATTCGCCCCAGTGTTGAGGCCTTAGGTGCTTTAAGCCAATCAAAGCATGTAGGCGTATTAGGAACAGTCGGAACTGTGCGCTCTGAATCTTATCTGATGGAGATGGCTAAATTGTATCCTGATTTTATTGTCACGCAGGAAGCTTGTCCGACTTGGGTCCCTTTGGTTGAAAATAGGGAGTTTGAGAATGAGGGGGGGCGATATTTTATAAAAAAACATATCGATTCTCTTTTAGCTAAAGATAGACAGATTGATACGCTTATTTTGGCTTGTACACATTATCCTATCCTTAAGACTGAAATTAGAAACTTTCTCCCAGATAACATACAGCTTATATCACAAGGGCAAATCGTTGCAAATCGTTTGATTGATTACTTGGAGCGTCACCCAGAAATTGATAAAGTCTGCTCAAAGAAGGGAGAGTTGAAATTCTACACGACAGAGTCTATTTCAGATTTCGAAGAGAAAGCCAGTGTTTTTCTTAATCGTAAATTAAAAGCACAACACATTGCTATGAATTAG
- a CDS encoding OmpH family outer membrane protein, producing the protein MKRILKVTLLAVVLLTSANTFAQTLKLGHIDSSKLLAIMPEKDAAQKQIETKAKEFDTQIKAMQAEYQKLVEAYVAERETLSDAIRADREKAIQDLQNRMQTFDQFAQNKIQTTRQELLKPIFDKASQAIKEVGEENGFTYVLDLSTGVVLFNSATSIDIMPLVKAKLGIQ; encoded by the coding sequence ATGAAAAGAATTTTAAAAGTTACTTTGTTAGCAGTAGTGCTTTTGACTAGCGCTAATACTTTTGCTCAGACTCTTAAGTTAGGTCATATCGATTCTTCTAAGCTTTTAGCTATTATGCCAGAGAAGGATGCCGCGCAAAAGCAAATTGAAACTAAGGCTAAGGAGTTCGATACACAGATTAAGGCTATGCAGGCCGAATATCAAAAATTAGTAGAGGCATATGTTGCTGAAAGAGAAACATTGTCTGATGCAATTCGTGCTGATAGAGAAAAAGCTATTCAGGATTTGCAGAACCGTATGCAAACTTTTGATCAATTTGCACAAAATAAAATTCAAACTACAAGACAAGAGTTGTTGAAACCAATTTTTGACAAGGCTTCTCAAGCTATTAAGGAAGTTGGTGAAGAAAACGGATTTACTTATGTGTTGGATCTTAGTACAGGTGTTGTATTATTCAATTCTGCAACAAGTATTGACATTATGCCATTAGTTAAAGCTAAGCTTGGTATTCAGTAG
- a CDS encoding OmpH family outer membrane protein: protein MMKYLICVFSFFLLGSSSLKAQQQRYGFVDTAYILDHMPDYKSAQDQLNESSAKWQSEIEAVYLEIKSLHAKLRKDQVFLSPELKTKKEKEILEREALAQKLQNKYFGQEGLLYKKRQDLVRPIQDDIYDTIKEIAKAGNYGMIIDKANGPTIIYSNNKFDLSDKVLYKLGIRVNKQ, encoded by the coding sequence AGCTCAAGTTTAAAAGCGCAACAACAGAGATATGGATTTGTTGATACAGCATATATTCTGGATCACATGCCTGATTATAAGTCGGCACAAGATCAATTGAATGAAAGTTCGGCAAAGTGGCAATCTGAGATTGAGGCTGTTTATCTTGAAATAAAGAGCTTGCATGCAAAATTACGTAAAGATCAGGTGTTTTTATCTCCAGAGCTGAAGACAAAAAAGGAAAAAGAGATTCTTGAGCGGGAGGCTTTGGCGCAGAAATTGCAGAATAAGTATTTTGGGCAAGAAGGTTTGCTTTATAAAAAGAGACAAGATTTAGTTCGACCTATTCAGGATGATATTTACGATACGATAAAAGAAATTGCCAAGGCTGGAAATTATGGAATGATTATTGATAAAGCTAATGGACCAACAATCATTTATAGTAATAATAAATTTGATCTTAGTGATAAGGTTCTTTATAAATTAGGAATAAGAGTAAATAAACAATAA